ATGTTCAAATCACAATCTCAGCGTCATCTTTTTGATTACAAAattaggttttttttattataaaagaAGATCATTATCATCTCTCAGGCTGAAGCAAGCCACTGTTAAGGGATGAGGCTGATAAGGGCCTGACTTCTCCGATGGTGCCTGTATTGCTTTTATGTGTCGAACTTTGTCCTGCCATTCGACTAACTCCTTTATATGAAGCACGACAGCTTCATATGAATCTGACAGAGCGCAGGAAATAACCTTCAGCACTTGAGCTGGGCTCAGAATAAACGTGGCATTCCTCTCTTCTTGACACTCACAGGATTTAAAAACTGCTAAAATGATCAGCCGGAATACCAAAAATGTCCTTGTGGTGTCTTTTGGATTTTTATCCTTATTTACTGCATATGGAGGACTTCAGAGCCTACAGGTAATAACGGTTAAGCACTAGATACACCTTTAGACTGTGAATGATAATGCTATGATTTCTATAAATATGAATAGTCAGACAGAACATGTCGTTACATATTTCAAAGACTTACTAATTACTTTCTTAGACTTATTACTAAGAAACTAAGAAGTGACAGATGAAGGACAGAATCTTCATCTGTATATAGAACAGATGCTGATGGTAAATGTTTCTCTTAAGTGGAGATGTGCGATTTTGAAGTTGCATGATATATACTTTATATTAATGGAAGTCATTGTGTGTGATGTGCCACAGAGCAGTCTAAACGCTGAGGAGGGAATGGGAGTCATATCACTGAGTGTCATCTACGCGTCCATTATTCTCTCCTCAATGTTCCTGCCTCCCATTATGATAAAAAATCTGGGCTGCAAGTGGACCATTTTTATCTCAATGGCTTGTTACATATCTTATTCCTTTGGAAATCTCTTCCCTGGGTGGTGAGTCGAAAAAGATCTGATCAAGAACAATATGCAGGAGAGGTGGTGTTTACAACTCCCACATTTCAGTGATACTGATAGCCTACCGCATATTATCAGTGAGGACAGTCAGTGTTGCTTTAATAATCATTGGTTGGAATATCATTGTTATTACATTTTGATCTCATAAACAATATATATTAAACTGTAACCCTGCTATCATTAATTTAGCACAGACCAGTGAGAATCCATGTTCTGCACATCCTGTCTGAGTTCCTGGATTAATAAGTATCTGATGTGCTGGATTAGGGGTTTTACTTAccattttattttcctttacATTTCTTACTACACTTCCATTAGTAGAACTCAATTACAGTAGCACTGCAAAGGAAACGGGACGCCCTAATGGGATATGTTGTATCCGCAGGCCAGCCTTGATCGCTACCTCTGTTCTTCTGGGTCTGGGAGGATCACCGCTTTGGTCTGCCAAATGCACTTTCCTCACCATCAGTGGAAACGCAGAGGCAGAGAAGGGCAACAAGAAAGGCCAGGACGTCATCAACCAGTACTTTGGCAtcttcttcctcatcttccAGTCCTCCGCCGTGTGGGGAAACCTCATGTCTTCCCTCATATTCCAACAGGACTCTAACATAGGTATATGTACGAAACAGAACTACCATGTAGCCGTGTCTCCGTCTGTCAGTCCGGTTGCGATTCTGAGACTCGCGTGTGTTTGTTTCCACTCCAAGGTGAAATTTCCGAGGAGAGACTACAGTTCTGTGGAGCGGCTCTCTGCAACGAGAACTTCACAACCACGGCAAACATCACCCGGCCTGAGCAGCACCTGGTCAATATACTGCTGGGCTGCTACATTGGTACGCAATAATGACTCCTGTCATTCTGGTTTTGTCTGTGAAACCTTCAAGACCTTTGAATTACTATTCAGTGCCCCAGTCACATTATTTCATCATTGCACATGCTAGCACATGCACGGCTAAGCCATAGGCTTTTCTTAAACTTGTGTTGTAATATATTTACTTAGCATGCTAAACAAGGTCTCTAAAAATGGTAGAAGGAAGGAAAAGCTAATCTAAGAGCTTCCTCTGTAGGTGTGGGCGTCCTGGCTATGCTGCTCATTGCAGTATTTCTGGATAACATTGATGGAAAGGTGGCCCGGGACTTTCGAAGGAACAGAGGAAATCAGTCTATCTGCAGTACCTTACTGTCCACCCTCAGTCTCTTGAGAGATAAGAGGTTGATAATGCTCATTCCGTTGACCATGTACAGTGGATTTGAGCAAAGCTTCCTTTCTGGCGAATACACTAAGGTAAAAAGATCTGAGAACATGTTTAATCACTGTACAGGGAACAGCCTAGCGAGACCGGGGTCCCATTAACCGTATGCAGATATGTACAGTTATCAGTGAGCAGGCTAAGCAAAGACACCTAAATGGACTAAAATAAATTACTATTTACATATAAATCGTCTATAAATTACAAACAACCAGAAGCCATTAAATGTCAGTGGACCACTAGAGGAAAATTCTTTCTTATTAAAATTCCTTGAAGAACTACCTTAGATTTAAACACTTCCTTCCTAACACACAATATCTGTTTTTAAATTGAAAGACAACAATGGTTTGTAATGGTTTGTTGAAGGTGATGTAATGTGGAAATAGAGTCCTGTAAAAGCACTATATAAGTCATTACATCTTCTCAAGTATTCTGAACAGGGCTGGTTCAATAGTACCACTATTCAAAGAACAAACAGCCATACTTTCATCAGTGCATTTGTGTGAACCTGTTTATGTGAACTGTTTATAATCAATTTCCCCTGCAGAATTATGTGACCTGCGCATTGGGAATCCATTACGTTGGTTTCGCAATGATTTGCTTTGGCGCTGTAAACGCACTGAGCTCCTACGTCTTTGGGAGACTGGCACAGTACACTGGACGGATCGCCCTCTTTTGCTTTGGTAAGAAGGTCTATGTgtgtgacgatgggtgcggcgagaaggacgagacacagaatcctccagtttcagcaaacgtcactttactgatatatatagtgttgcgcaatcagcgcacgagaaacatgtACATAGTACACaaaacgtgtagactcagacaacgacgagcacaggacactgcgcgagcgcacattaaatagacagaccacattagccccacgtgattacgagacgattcacaggtgagacacattattcacacgacatagccctcaccacgaagtcccactgacgcagacaaagcacgtggacaacgttttacacacgcccaaaagggagg
The window above is part of the Brachyhypopomus gauderio isolate BG-103 chromosome 9, BGAUD_0.2, whole genome shotgun sequence genome. Proteins encoded here:
- the unc93a gene encoding protein unc-93 homolog A, coding for MISRNTKNVLVVSFGFLSLFTAYGGLQSLQSSLNAEEGMGVISLSVIYASIILSSMFLPPIMIKNLGCKWTIFISMACYISYSFGNLFPGWPALIATSVLLGLGGSPLWSAKCTFLTISGNAEAEKGNKKGQDVINQYFGIFFLIFQSSAVWGNLMSSLIFQQDSNIGEISEERLQFCGAALCNENFTTTANITRPEQHLVNILLGCYIGVGVLAMLLIAVFLDNIDGKVARDFRRNRGNQSICSTLLSTLSLLRDKRLIMLIPLTMYSGFEQSFLSGEYTKNYVTCALGIHYVGFAMICFGAVNALSSYVFGRLAQYTGRIALFCFAALINLSCAIALLFWRPHPDQLPVFFVFPALWGMADAVWQTQTNALYGTLFPNHKEAAFANYRMWESLGYVIAFAYSTFICLSTKIYILISVLALTMLTYIWVEYNEYRHPTAPVNSKCKVFTVKAITANEKIICQTFM